cacacctttaaaaaaaacattatatgcCTAAGATTTTTGCTACTCAATAACCATTTTTTCGGATATAAATTTACACTCTTTTTACAATAAAACAAAAGTAATGACATAACTAGTTCGATATATTGATACAGATTCTCCTTCAAAAGATATACAAAGCATATTTCTCTAACTTGCTATCCGCTATTATTTGGCATTTATGGGCTCAACGCCTCAACGGCATCTCCTTCTTTCATAACCATATGGGCAAAACATGCCGTTCTTACAAAGATATGAACAATATTGcatattttaaactttaaaggtTGGACATAACTGGTTTTGTTGCGATTGAGTGGCAGAAACAGAGGAGTCAAAAAGCCCATATTGATCTTGCAATCTTGATTTACTCTTGATTTGATCCTTTGAATAATCTACGATAACGTTATCACCCTTCATTATATCTTGGTTATCTCCCACCTGTGATCAGTACTTACAATCATTAAACATTTTTATGATAATTATGTAAGTCAAACACTTTGTTTAAGTAGCAATAGTACATGAAGATACAATGAAAGAAAGCGGAATACATGAGAGAAGTCAGAGAAGGAAGAGCTAGAGGTGTCATCAATATAACAAGGCaaatcttgaatcttttttgCATCTTTtacaatcttttcttttttgtattcaTTAAAAGCACAAGTATTATTACATTCTTGTTCTTGGTGTTGAACATATGGTGGACCTGAAGATGCATCTGAAACCATTGacaaatcatcatcttcttcttcttcttcatcgtcAACAACATTTTTGGATTTCTCCAAGTAGAAAGTCCAACCAGATTCACCCCCACTGCTACATTGTGAACCAAAATTTTGGTCCATATTTTGCAAGTTTTGTCTGAAAAGATTTGAAGTTTCCAAATGGGGTTTTATTGTTTTGTGATGCTGTTTGAAGATATATTTAGAAAGATGACTGAGGAATAAGGTAATGTATGAGGGTTAGGGGGAACACAAAAGAGCCAAAATTCTAGACTACTTTTGTCTTAATGTATAGCAATTGGGGGGCTAAATATGATGGTGAACCAGTAAGTGCCATTTGGCACCCTACAAGGATGGCCATGTGGCATCATTATAATCTCTTAACATGTCAATAAACGATAATCACATGTTTGATCCTTATCAAATGTTAACATAAGTTCTGACTTTAACTATGTGATCATCTTTTGTTTAAGATTTATGACCATTCATACTACTAGCCAAAAGGATTCTTCTGTAAAGTGTTTGATACTTGCagatttttatcaattttttgttACAAGCTATGATTTTAGtggtgtatttttatttattttgaacggTATTTTAGTGgtatatttaactttaaaacGTATAACGATATTAGAAAATTGTGAGATGTAAATTTTCCAAATATTCATTTCGTACGAATATGCTACTACTTTTATATCGCATTCATCATCATATATAGTATGGAAAGAGGTTCACCATATATGTTACATCTGTATGTGAGCCAATTATTTAGAGTTAACGTGTTGTGTAAAAACAGAATAACTAATATAAAGTACACAGATAATGAGTTTGGCTAATTCGGATATtcaaaatatatgttatattatgTTAACAAAATAAAACGCTAGACTGATAGGAACCGCTTGATCTCATGCACCAAATTGGTACCCATATAACCCTCGGCAATGATAGTATCAAGGTAAGTCAAGTACTCAAATTCAATTATGCCTCTGGCAAGATTGGAACTCAAACTGCTCCTAGAAAGTGACAGCTGGTATTATATCATACTAATATGCATTTGATAAAATCGATTTTACTTGAAAACTTTAATAGTAACTAAATCAATATGATTTTAATATTCAGCaagcaaaatataaaatatgctCCATCTGTTTAAGTATCAACATTATTACACTTTTAGATTAGTGTGTGGGGTACGTGTTTAAGGAGTTAGTGTTATAAATGGTGAGTCCTAGTCTAGTCCTGATATTTATTTGGGGGAGTAGTGCTTGATTAGTCTTTTGCTGAGGTTTTGCTGATATAAAGCTGACATAAACTAGTCTTTCTAAAGATGAGTCTAGGCGCTGGACAGATTAAGAGTATATGTAGATAGATACATAGTTATTGAACATATATAtggatagatatagatagatagtacGGCGGGGGGTGTgaagtgatgctgaaatttggCATGGACAAGGCACAAGGGAATCACATGGTGCAGAGTTTGGCACTGTCTGTTTAATTACACATTCTGACATTAATTCACTTGTTATCAAACATGTGTACACCTTGCACGATCCGACATATCCCAAACCAAACGCCATGGCTAGCTTGGGTTAAGTTATAATGTGTTAAGCACCACAACATTTTGTACGAGTCTTCttgaaactaaaatatataaaattgcaTTTTGTTTTAAAGTTACTTCAAGCAGTTTAACGTAATTGAAAAACCGTGACATTGAGAAGACAATTACTttgttattcattttatttgtattaacTAAATGTGGTTTTTGTTATTGACATACATTTAAAACGAAAAATTCTTGACATTTATTTCAAAATCTACAAAACAACCTTTTTTTGACAACTTAAATTTTGTAGGTAACTTAATTTCAGTTTTAGCACTTAATTAAGCTCTGAAGTAAAACCCAACAACAAAAGATTGGATTTAAAATTTATCATTGGTCTCCTAACATAGCTTAGAAATAACATAGTTGCTATAATTACAAACTCACTTGCTTGAATTTGAATCTATATAAGAATGCGCATCACTCAGACACTCACCATTATATTTTATGCATTTGGGCCAAATGTTACTTACCTAGTTACCTTACCTTACGTCCttacctataaaaaaaaaagttatatagatATGGGCCTTGGCAAAATGAGTGCGAGCCTTTATTTTGGGTCGCGTATCTATCCAGGTTATATTTAATCTGTCTCAAAACATGAAAACGTTAAGAGCCGTTTGGAGTTTGGACTTGATCCAAATGCGTGACATATATTgcatagattttttttattttttaaacaagaCTCACTAGTATATCCGGTCATCTTCACACCAATAgagaaa
The sequence above is drawn from the Erigeron canadensis isolate Cc75 chromosome 4, C_canadensis_v1, whole genome shotgun sequence genome and encodes:
- the LOC122598560 gene encoding protein SOB FIVE-LIKE 5-like isoform X2, with product MDQNFGSQCSSGGESGWTFYLEKSKNVVDDEEEEEDDDLSMVSDASSGPPYVQHQEQECNNTCAFNEYKKEKIVKDAKKIQDLPCYIDDTSSSSFSDFSHVGDNQDIMKGDNVIVDYSKDQIKSKSRLQDQYGLFDSSVSATQSQQNQLCPTFKV
- the LOC122598560 gene encoding protein SOB FIVE-LIKE 5-like isoform X1, encoding MDQNFGSQCSSGGESGWTFYLEKSKNVVDDEEEEEDDDLSMVSDASSGPPYVQHQEQECNNTCAFNEYKKEKIVKDAKKIQDLPCYIDDTSSSSFSDFSHVFRFLSLYLHVGDNQDIMKGDNVIVDYSKDQIKSKSRLQDQYGLFDSSVSATQSQQNQLCPTFKV